GCGGTGTGTGCGGCTGCTCCTGTTCTCAACAGGGTGACTACTGGCAATATGAAAATAGAATATTCCTATGCAGAAAACATTATACTCGATTGTTCAAACATTGCCTGTCTAAATTCCAAGGCGCCAAACTCGCGGAATTCAAGGTATATCCCCTAAAGAATATATTTCATTGATGTTATGTTAATGCTGTCttgatattgtaattttatgataatttctCAGTCCTTATCCTaaacgtttttcttttgttacacaGTCGGTCAGGGATTGTTTCTtcgcgcacgcgcacaacagTTGCAAGGCCGCCCTCAAGATTATGAAGAGCGAAGAAATAGTAAAGAAGTTGCGAAAAGAAGCTTATCTGGACCTCTTCTTCCCACAACGTCGCTTCTGTAACAACTGAtctaattttagatttaataacgttttaaaaacgtAATATTAGTATGTACACTTGTTCTTTAGTAGTTTTTATCAACTTCTCAAGACTAGCAACACAGTTTATTTGTATGGCAAAAGGCCACAAAGTCAGGGCCagtgaatgaaattaaaaaaatatcaatcatcTGACTTTCGTCGACGACTctctttcttatttattatttattttgataacgaATCGATATTTTGGGTCAGCGTTACAGCGTAATCATGAAACTGGACtcgaataataaaatgataaacagCGAGAGCGGCGCTGATTTATCAGAAGAAGTGGTGGATCCGCGACAAAACGCTGAGGATATTATTGACGAAATACTCGCAGAGTTTACAGAATCGCGATCCCCGGACGCCGCGAGAAATGGGCACGGTATACCTGACAACATATTTAGCATGATACAGCCGCCGCGGACGCGAACTCCAGCGAACTCTTTCTCGGAGAACGCTACAATTGACGACATAGATCCCTCGTCAGACCTCGGCACGTCCATCAGAAACAAGTGTTTGGAACTGGAAGAGATCCTCCAGAGCCTCAAGTCTCGGCTAAACCACGTCGTACTGGACGAAAACATAGTCCTCAGCCCTGAGGCCAACTCGATGGAGGCGCAACTAGAGCACGATCTCGACACAGACTGCCAGGAGGACTTGTCACTACAGGAGTTCCTGGAGCTGCTTCACTCGCAAAACAAAATAAGCCCGACAGGAGTACAATGATTGCTCAAAGGACCATCCCATAACTTATTCCTAAGACAAAATTAACATGAATTTATTGTGTGCAAAtttgaattttagattttattcaaatactattaaatattcagGCCTAATTGTTGGAGTATTATTTCATAGGctaattcaattaaacaaaatttagtatgaaaataattatatttataaacaataacaataggTAGACATTATCACACTTGTACTTAGTATTGATGAATTGTGAAAGTAAACAGATTAATCATCGAACATATTTTGAACATCAGTACTGATAGTCAATTCAGCGGAATTAGGAATGGTGTCGTTTTCATAAAGCTGGCTATCTTCATGACTGAGTTCATCTTCATAGGTGCTTGCACTATTTTCTTCCTTCAGTATAAAACTGACTTGCTTCTCCATAATCAAACATAATACTTGGTTGTTATCACATTTAGCCAAATCTGATTTAAATTTACGCATCCAATCATTGTAGTCTTTAGGGTCAGACTTAAGAAATTCAGATCTCAAATGTTTCATAGCATCTAATGCTTTAGTATAGTTTccatcaatattattgtaaatcaaACTTTCAATTGCTTTTATCATTCCTGGAGCCAACTCGGACAAAGGTTTATTCTTGCCTTGAAGCACTTTGAAGTCTTCAACAGGATTAATGGTACTTATTTTGTGAATGTTGTCAACTTCATTCTCATTAATAGGCAATTGAACTTTCGGCATGTTTGGAATGTCTGTGGTATCTGGTTGGAAGTCACCAAGTGGTGCTTGAATCTGATCAATATCCAAGACAACATTCTTGTTTTTCCTCTTCTTCACTTCTACTTTGTTTAATGTGAATAAACTCTTAATTTTCTCTATAGGTTTTCGTGCATTCTCTTCTAGCAAGGGAGGCACTTGGAAGAGACTCATGACTTCCTCTCTTGGTTTAGGTAAGGGTTTACCAGGATTTAATGCTCGGAATGCTATGCAATCTAGCACATACTGGGCTGCAGGGCTGATACACTCAGCTATAGGGAAAGCTTCCTTATCATCATATGTGTCATCATAAGCCTGCGTCAAGTCCATGgcattaattaaatctttaaaagcATTGACTTGTTCGGGGGTGcaagaatacttttttaaattggttgcTGGGAATGACATTTGCTTTATCTCCTCCTTGTAACTCAAAGCAATCATTGAGAGACagacataattatttgtatcaatAACAGGCATTAATGCAAACATTTTGGGTGCATTATTATTGTTGTGAACTTTTCTAACAATCCCAACAAGATTTAGTTCATGCAGGCATTCCACAAGGCATCTGATAGCTTTCTGTGCATTCTTATCACCTTTCCTGGCAAATACATAAGACAGACCATCACCAGTTAAATTCTGCCAACTGATATTATCAGCATGAGTGAAACCATACACAGACAGGCATTTCTCTCCGGGCTGGTACAGCATTGTTTTATCCAAGTCAGTAAAAGGTATGATGGTTTGGCCATAGTGATAGCCTTGGATTTTATCCTGAATCTTAACAGTACTTTGGTTTTCTGGATTAAtgtattcttttcttttttccacTGCTTCAAATGTGCTGGCTGTAGATGTAACGGGATCTTTGACAGCTTTTTTCCAAGTTTTGACAACCGGTTCATCTCTGAGTTTGATGAATGTAGATACAGGGATTTTTATGTTTGGGCCAATACTTAGGTCTACATTCCAAGGTGAGGCATTGACAATTTTCTTTCTGTGGAAGAGTAGTTCATGCTTCATGATGCTGTCTAGTGTTGATGTTGCACCATCTGTAGCCTCCACAAACTGTCTGGCTAGAGCAGTATCTTCACTGTCATTCTCCTTGGAGTATATGTCTGGACCAACTACAAAAACTTCATAGCCCTCTTCTTTGAAACCATTCAAGACCTGAAAATTTGGATGAAATTAAGAAAGAATATAATACTTACATGCTGCTTTCCAAAATTATGTCTTCTGGAAGAAATTTCTCTTCAGGAAGATGTTTGAATGCttctaacaattaattaaatattaatttttgaactACTAAACACATGCTTTATAAAGAATAATAAGTAGTTACTTGCTACCAAGTAGTTACTcccaaataataatgaatatctGACAATGCattctgtaaaattaaatgagttttCTGCAGCAATCACTATGAACCACTTATTTACTTGACaatgtatatatatatgcagaaataatactaaacatttatttaacacttgAAACATAATTACCTCTTCAAGATTATCAGGATCAAATGAGGTCttccttttaaaattagtcatcaatattattttcttacttgCAAACTTCACACCACTGattatattcttataataatcAGCTGCTACTATTAATGAATCAAACCAATCACCTCTGGTTTCTGACGGCTGAAATAATGGgagaaagtaattattaagttgaaaggtataataatattttatgtaatactgCAGGCTGAAAATTATTCAAGATGTTATAAGTTCTGTAATGTTCGAAAGAAATTGTCgcaaagatgtttttatttttaataatacaataatctTTGCAACAATTAAGTTGGTCTGATGACTCTGATTAGAATCTCTTTTCAAATTGAGTAGAGTGCCATTTAAGTTAAGGTACATGTTTTGTCCTGAACTTATTGGTTCAGTTATGTACGTAAAAAGTTGGacaattgcattttttatacacaaacatattaaataaataaacgaatcatcattgatgttttaaattacaagtatctttttatttcaaccaaGTTTTTAGACATTACTCACCAAGATAACCACCTTCTTGAGTAACTTATCAAATGTAGTTTGATATTCATAAGTGTACAACAAGAACTGCCTTTTATGTTTATCTCTTATTGATCatcattgtttgttttcccttaataaataaataaactaagtatTACCAACCTTGTCCGGTAAATTCCTTATCATTTTCCAAGTAGGTGTCTGCATTTCAGATAAAACTTCAATGTGTTTAAAAGCACCATCATATTGTTTTGCCATATTATTGTTGGTTGTTTTAGAACCTAATAGAATGACACCGACTAAGTCTTTACCATCGCTTAATATTTTGCGTTCTATAATACGACCTGTGCATCCTTTTGCTCTTTCaaagaaacttttttcattttcttctttaGTGTTTACATTTCTTCCTACGTCCAGTACGATCATTGTACCTTGAGATAAACTGCGTGCCATTTTGTCACCTGCTTATAAATACTATTAGcagatttaatttactttttcttatttttgttttcccggcaagtatgtaaaattttactactataaaatcaaaacaagtaACGACAAGTTTGACAGTTTTGACACTGGTGATgtcatttataacaaatatatgaGCTAGATACTGGCTTTTTCACACATCTGCCGTAGCCTCTGAATTCAGAAGCCAGAAGTACAAGGTAGAAAAGACTTCAAAATTATGGTAGTTTAAGCTAAGTAACCTCATGGTCGCTCGTCGCTCGCAATCTGATCACgcgtttttaaatttcccgcgtgCGATTGCGTGCGGTTACGCCTTAATGAGGTATTCTTAATTTACGCTGCTGTATTCCAAAACTGAGATCATGTTATAAAACCACTAACATTCgctgataaaacattttttgatactaaattgatttattgattggttcattacatttattgcacgtaattaataattttatatttgacaccaataaaaatattttatagagttatttaccgataaaaatattgaaatttagattttgattCAGTTTGTTGTTGTGTCAGTCTATGAAGTGTAAGATTATAGTATCATCTGtggtaataaaaaagttaaaacccTATCGTCGATcgattgtttattgttgttgtgtcagaaaataaaataattgtttacattaataaaaataagaataacaaatacttacaatgattatttatatttgcctcgtttcttttattttctggaCTGGTTATAAATTCATGTTTACTTAATTTCCCTATATTGGCTTATAtcaaaatgtgaattaattataatttgtatgcCATAATAGTAGAATAAATAATGCGATAGTTATCAACAATGTCGAATTTTGCAAATAGAAGTAAGATCTTCAGTGAAATGatgaagttttcttttcacCACAGAGCATTTTATTGTTACCTGGGAATGAGTGTTTGgatcttatttttaatcacaggtatttttattgcacaTCAAGTTgccaaaaagtaataaataatattaaattgtgattgttatttcttatattctttTATGGGAAGTAGTATCCACCCAGGCCTCATAACAACctttagtaaaaaaagttttgttttacaattaaaaatgtgttaatacaACCTAAGTGATACTATACCTCTTTTGCATTTTTGTGATATCCATAtgcatttaataataagaaatgaAATTGTCTGTACTTCCTTTGTTTAGGTACATTAAAAAGGCTTAATAATCTTGGcgtactaattattttaaatcactcaatgttaaataaaaaaaaaatcatagctATAATCAAATGAAgttgtataatttttttcagtaatgtaTAAATACATGTCATTGGGGGAAGAAACTATTGCAGTGAAGAAAGTCATACAAAATGAATACATATCTAAGAGTGATGCTAAGTTCAGAAGGATTTACCTGAGAGCCTGCAGCCCACCCGACAGTATAGTCAGAGGATCTGAAGgtagaaataaaactttattcaagTTAGACATAAACACCTAcctattacttttattaaaataaaacttttaagaaaaatacCTATTGACTTGTTAATGtcttaatcaatttttattactCATGTGTAAGAATATTCCATGTATTTCATCTTATATACAGAGTAATTAAATAGGTTAAACAGCTTACTCTGTTCAGGAGCTATGTTAccacagacggacagacagatagatagacaAAGAGTTATGTCTGCATCAGAGTTAGGTCATTTAGtcaatattttctgtttaacTATACTAAATAAACATGCAAAAATGTAGTTTAGAATTTCAGTACCAAAACTAACAATACATTCAAATTTTCAGCTGTTGTTGACAGTGACACATGGTTGCTACAAGGCGCCCTGGTTGTGACCCGACATGGGGACAGGGGACCTTTGACACACCTTAAAAATGGAGACAAGTTACCCTGTGATGCTCATCCCCCTCACCGCTACTAAAAAGGTATTATTACATAGATTTACTATTGTATGCCTACAAGGATATCTTTTGCCCAAAGAGAAAGCCGAGATACAGTTTGATGCTGAGTTAAGATTAACTCCTTGTCTACAAGATGTCAGCCAAGGGGTCAACCACAGTTCCTTGAAACAGTCCAACTTCAGTGGTtacgaaatatattatgtttgacGTATGACGTATGTTTGTATGAGACTAGATAGTGTTGATCGAatgtgtattattattgttgtaaaaatgtttacctTCATCGCTAAACCGCCGGAAAAACATTACACGTTGCTAGGCCAAAGAAACAAGGCCAGAGTGGCGCTGAGCAGGCGCGAACATTCCCGTGGTTCTGGCTAAAGTGCGAAGCGTTTCACTACGGC
The window above is part of the Trichoplusia ni isolate ovarian cell line Hi5 unplaced genomic scaffold, tn1 tig00003674, whole genome shotgun sequence genome. Proteins encoded here:
- the LOC113508035 gene encoding X-ray repair cross-complementing protein 5-like; this encodes MARSLSQGTMIVLDVGRNVNTKEENEKSFFERAKGCTGRIIERKILSDGKDLVGVILLGSKTTNNNMAKQYDGAFKHIEVLSEMQTPTWKMIRNLPDKPSETRGDWFDSLIVAADYYKNIISGVKFASKKIILMTNFKRKTSFDPDNLEEVLNGFKEEGYEVFVVGPDIYSKENDSEDTALARQFVEATDGATSTLDSIMKHELLFHRKKIVNASPWNVDLSIGPNIKIPVSTFIKLRDEPVVKTWKKAVKDPVTSTASTFEAVEKRKEYINPENQSTVKIQDKIQGYHYGQTIIPFTDLDKTMLYQPGEKCLSVYGFTHADNISWQNLTGDGLSYVFARKGDKNAQKAIRCLVECLHELNLVGIVRKVHNNNNAPKMFALMPVIDTNNYVCLSMIALSYKEEIKQMSFPATNLKKYSCTPEQVNAFKDLINAMDLTQAYDDTYDDKEAFPIAECISPAAQYVLDCIAFRALNPGKPLPKPREEVMSLFQVPPLLEENARKPIEKIKSLFTLNKVEVKKRKNKNVVLDIDQIQAPLGDFQPDTTDIPNMPKVQLPINENEVDNIHKISTINPVEDFKVLQGKNKPLSELAPGMIKAIESLIYNNIDGNYTKALDAMKHLRSEFLKSDPKDYNDWMRKFKSDLAKCDNNQVLCLIMEKQVSFILKEENSASTYEDELSHEDSQLYENDTIPNSAELTISTDVQNMFDD